AAACGAGTTCTCCGAAATCCTGCGCGTCACCACGCAACAAGCCGCGGTGCTGCTGCATGCGGACCTCGCAATGCTCTTCATGATCAATCCACGGACACGGCATTCGGTAAAAACGCTGTACCATAGCGGCGACCTTGCCGCGGCGCCGCGCTATCATACGATGCACCAGCAACTCGCCGGCTGGGTGATGACCAACCGCCGACCGTTGTTGAGCGCGGATCTCGCCGACGATGAGCGTTTTGCAGGCTCGCGCGGCAGCGATGTGGTGTTGCACGCAGTCCTGTGCGTGCCGTTGAAAATCGAGGGGTTGATCATCGGCTCGCTGTTGCTCGCGCAGCAAAACAAAGCGCGCGGTTTTACGGAAAATGACTTGTTGTATCTGGAAAAACTTGCGTTCGTGGCCGCGCCGTATTTGCGCAATGCACAAAAAATCGCCGAGTATTTTGAAACGCCTCTGCCCGCCGCCGCCTTGCTCGCCAAGTATCGGCATGTGGGCTTGATCGGCAAAAGCGCGAAGTTCGTTGAACTGCTGAAAACCATCGAGGCTGCGGCGCGCTGCGAGGTACGCGTGTTGCTCGAAGGTCAAACCGGCACGGGCAAGGAATTGGTCGCGCGCGCGATTCATCGATTTAGCGCCCGCCAAGCGCAGCCATTCATCGCAATGGACTGCGGCGCCATTCCTGAAAACTTGATCGAGAGCGAGTTGTTCGGCCACGTGAAGGGCGCTTTCACCGGCGCGCAGCAAGAGCGCAAAGGCTTGTTCGAAGAGGCGCAACGCGGCACCCTGTTCATGGATGAAGTCGCAAACTTGCCGCTGATTTTGCAGACGAAATTCATGCGCGTGCTGGAACAAAATGAAATTCGCCCGCTTGGCGGCAATGCTGCGCGCAAGATCGACGTGCGCCTCATTGCCGCTTCCAGCCGCTCGTTGCGGGAATTGGTCGAGCAACAACTCTTTCGCGAGGATTTGTATTATCGCTTGCACGTGTATCCCATCGCCATTCCCGCTCTGCACGAACGCCGCGACGACATTCCGCTGCTCGCCGAACACTTCCTGCAAGCCGCGGCGCAGCAACAGGGCAAGCATGCGGAAGTATTTCATGAGGCGTTGACCGAATTCATGTGTGAGCGCAATTGGCCCGGCAATGTGCGCGAGCTCGAAAATTTTGTGGAACGGCTGGTGACGCTGGCGGCGCCGGCGAGCAAAATCCTCACCCCGGAAATTCTGCCGCAGGATCTCAAAACCGAGTTCATGCGCTTTCACACCGCAGGGCAACATGCGCCCACGGCGCATTCGCTCGCGGAAAACGTTGCCGCATATGAAGCAAAG
The window above is part of the bacterium genome. Proteins encoded here:
- a CDS encoding sigma-54-dependent Fis family transcriptional regulator, with the translated sequence MPNTENTSKTIPSGAAPELSHLLVFAEVLNQQNEFSEILRVTTQQAAVLLHADLAMLFMINPRTRHSVKTLYHSGDLAAAPRYHTMHQQLAGWVMTNRRPLLSADLADDERFAGSRGSDVVLHAVLCVPLKIEGLIIGSLLLAQQNKARGFTENDLLYLEKLAFVAAPYLRNAQKIAEYFETPLPAAALLAKYRHVGLIGKSAKFVELLKTIEAAARCEVRVLLEGQTGTGKELVARAIHRFSARQAQPFIAMDCGAIPENLIESELFGHVKGAFTGAQQERKGLFEEAQRGTLFMDEVANLPLILQTKFMRVLEQNEIRPLGGNAARKIDVRLIAASSRSLRELVEQQLFREDLYYRLHVYPIAIPALHERRDDIPLLAEHFLQAAAQQQGKHAEVFHEALTEFMCERNWPGNVRELENFVERLVTLAAPASKILTPEILPQDLKTEFMRFHTAGQHAPTAHSLAENVAAYEAKLIREALASANWNQSQAARQLRMPVQTLQYRMHKLGIVKGG